The Blastococcus sp. HT6-4 genome window below encodes:
- a CDS encoding DUF445 family protein encodes MASPRLTAPLAGSLDDPARARDLARMKRLATGLFVLAAAVFLACVLIGEDAGAWVGYVRATAEASMVGALADWFAVTALFRHPLRLPIPHTAIIPRKKDQIGESLGTFVQENFLTRAVVEEKLTTIDVPGRLGGLLSAPGRAERLAGDAAAAVTALTELLRDEDLEPAVAALVDRKLHETPAAPALARVLELVVDGDRHQEVLSAALRLMARFLHENRLVFRAQLGDASPAWVPDWVDDRVFDRVFAGLQGFFDEVGADPRHELRRSYDARLRAYVHALRTDPATAARVEELKREVLEHPAVRTWSGSLWTNAKNAVLVAAADPDSELRTRLTALILDGATMLRTDPTVRELVQRHAHGVAGYLVERFSGDLAELVSSTVARWDTEETSRRIELQVGRDLQWIRVNGTVVGGLAGLVIYTVAQLLG; translated from the coding sequence GTGGCCTCTCCCCGACTGACCGCGCCGCTGGCCGGGTCGCTCGACGACCCGGCCAGAGCCCGTGACCTGGCCCGGATGAAGCGGCTGGCGACCGGGCTGTTCGTCCTGGCCGCCGCGGTCTTCCTCGCCTGCGTGCTCATCGGCGAGGACGCCGGCGCGTGGGTGGGCTACGTCCGGGCGACGGCGGAGGCCTCGATGGTCGGCGCGCTGGCCGACTGGTTCGCCGTCACCGCCCTCTTCCGGCACCCGCTGCGGCTGCCGATCCCGCACACCGCGATCATCCCGCGCAAGAAGGACCAGATCGGCGAGAGCCTGGGCACCTTCGTGCAGGAGAACTTCCTGACCCGCGCCGTCGTCGAGGAGAAGCTCACCACCATCGACGTCCCCGGTCGCCTGGGTGGGCTGCTCAGCGCACCGGGACGGGCCGAGCGGCTGGCCGGCGACGCCGCCGCCGCCGTCACCGCGCTGACCGAGCTCCTGCGGGACGAGGACCTCGAGCCGGCGGTCGCCGCCCTGGTGGACCGCAAGCTGCACGAGACCCCGGCGGCGCCGGCCCTGGCCCGCGTCCTGGAGCTGGTCGTCGACGGCGACCGGCACCAGGAGGTGCTCTCGGCCGCGCTGCGCCTGATGGCCCGCTTCCTGCACGAGAACCGGCTGGTGTTCCGGGCGCAGCTGGGCGACGCCTCCCCCGCCTGGGTGCCCGACTGGGTCGACGACCGCGTCTTCGACCGGGTCTTCGCCGGCCTGCAGGGCTTCTTCGACGAGGTGGGCGCCGATCCGCGGCACGAGCTGCGGAGGTCCTACGACGCCCGCCTGCGCGCCTACGTCCACGCGCTCCGGACCGATCCCGCCACCGCCGCCCGCGTCGAGGAGCTGAAGCGGGAGGTCCTCGAGCACCCCGCCGTCCGCACGTGGTCCGGCTCGCTGTGGACCAACGCCAAGAACGCGGTGCTCGTGGCCGCCGCCGATCCCGACTCGGAGCTGCGGACCCGTCTGACGGCGCTGATCCTCGACGGCGCCACGATGCTCCGCACCGACCCGACCGTGCGCGAGCTGGTGCAGCGGCACGCACACGGCGTCGCCGGCTACCTGGTCGAGCGGTTCTCCGGCGATCTGGCCGAGCTGGTCAGCAGCACCGTCGCCCGGTGGGACACCGAGGAGACCAGCCGCCGGATCGAGCTGCAGGTGGGCCGCGACCTGCAGTGGATCCGGGTCAACGGCACCGTCGTCGGCGGCCTCGCCGGCCTGGTCATCTACACGGTCGCCCAGCTGCTCGGCTGA
- a CDS encoding trypsin-like peptidase domain-containing protein: MSEQQHQYPGAGQQFVWQPPQQPTTPQPMATPTYPGYGGLPSAATSVPERPEPPRGSRLRIGLAGLVAGALIGGGAGAGVATLVDEPTTGGGTTAATQSVTIENPERATTATAAAAKAAPSVVTVYVASGSSAGSGSGVVLTSDGYVLTNNHVVAGGGGGAGTVQVRTADGTLYDAEIVGTDPAFDLAVLRLDDATDLVAATFADSDAVQVGDVAVAIGAPLGLSNTVTDGIISATGRAVATGSTQDDATVLDAIQTDAAINPGNSGGALVDGAGEVIGINTAIATVASGLPGGQAQSGNIGVGFAIPGNSAQRIAQEIIRTGSATRAYLGVRASTAADDQNREVGTGAEVVTVEPGSAAEDAGLRAGDVVTAVGKRPVTTSTELTAAIRSKAPGETVELTVRRGSDVRTVEVALGETG; this comes from the coding sequence GTGAGCGAGCAGCAGCACCAGTACCCGGGCGCGGGCCAGCAGTTCGTCTGGCAGCCACCGCAGCAGCCGACGACCCCGCAGCCGATGGCGACCCCGACCTACCCCGGCTACGGCGGTCTGCCGTCCGCGGCGACCAGCGTCCCGGAGCGACCCGAGCCCCCGCGCGGGAGTCGGCTGCGGATCGGGCTGGCCGGCCTGGTCGCCGGCGCCCTGATCGGCGGTGGTGCCGGTGCCGGCGTCGCCACGCTCGTCGACGAGCCCACCACCGGCGGAGGCACGACGGCGGCCACGCAGAGCGTCACCATCGAGAACCCCGAGCGCGCCACGACCGCCACCGCGGCCGCGGCGAAGGCCGCCCCCAGCGTCGTCACCGTCTACGTCGCCAGCGGGTCCAGCGCGGGCAGCGGGTCCGGCGTCGTCCTGACCTCGGACGGCTACGTGCTCACCAACAACCACGTCGTCGCGGGCGGGGGCGGCGGCGCGGGCACCGTCCAGGTGCGCACCGCCGACGGCACGCTCTACGACGCCGAGATCGTGGGCACCGACCCCGCGTTCGACCTCGCCGTGCTGCGCCTGGACGACGCCACGGACCTCGTCGCGGCCACCTTCGCCGATTCGGACGCGGTGCAGGTGGGTGACGTCGCCGTCGCGATCGGCGCGCCGCTGGGCCTGTCGAACACGGTGACCGACGGCATCATCAGCGCCACCGGCCGTGCCGTGGCCACCGGCTCGACGCAGGACGACGCCACCGTCCTCGACGCCATCCAGACCGACGCGGCGATCAACCCCGGCAACTCCGGTGGTGCGCTGGTCGACGGCGCCGGTGAGGTGATCGGGATCAACACCGCGATCGCCACGGTCGCGTCGGGCCTGCCGGGCGGTCAGGCGCAGAGCGGCAACATCGGTGTCGGCTTCGCGATCCCGGGCAACAGCGCGCAGCGGATCGCGCAGGAGATCATCCGGACCGGCAGCGCCACCCGCGCCTACCTGGGGGTCCGGGCGAGCACCGCCGCCGACGACCAGAACCGCGAGGTCGGCACCGGCGCGGAGGTCGTCACCGTCGAGCCGGGCAGCGCGGCCGAGGACGCCGGGCTGCGCGCCGGTGACGTCGTCACCGCCGTCGGCAAGCGGCCGGTGACCACCTCGACCGAGCTGACCGCCGCGATCCGCAGCAAGGCCCCCGGCGAGACCGTCGAGCTGACCGTCCGGCGCGGTTCGGACGTCCGCACCGTCGAGGTCGCCCTCGGCGAGACGGGCTGA
- a CDS encoding ABC transporter permease, producing MGSSVVDVDVRLGVVLAALTALAAVSGRLSGLGEDRAVLVAAARATVQLAVVSAVLLIVVDSLWLSAAFVLLMVTVATATAAGRITGLPLRSPGAGPRLAAAALPVVGGAAPVVGLVLASGTVPLRGTAVIPIAGIVIGGAMSATSLAGRRLRDELNRRHGEVEAALALGLPPRDSVLLVARPVAGTALIPPLDQTRTVGLVTLPGAFVGVLLGGGSPLEAGAAQLLVLIGLLAAEVLAVWAVTELVARGRVLPVPR from the coding sequence GTGGGGTCCTCCGTGGTCGACGTCGACGTCCGGCTCGGCGTCGTCCTCGCCGCCCTCACCGCGCTGGCCGCCGTCAGCGGCCGGCTCTCCGGTCTCGGCGAGGACCGCGCGGTGCTGGTCGCCGCGGCGCGCGCCACCGTCCAGCTCGCCGTCGTCTCCGCCGTGCTGCTGATCGTCGTCGACTCGCTGTGGCTGTCGGCGGCATTCGTGCTGCTCATGGTCACCGTCGCCACCGCCACCGCCGCCGGCCGGATCACCGGCCTGCCGCTGCGCTCGCCCGGAGCAGGCCCCCGGCTGGCCGCGGCAGCGCTCCCGGTCGTCGGTGGCGCCGCCCCGGTCGTCGGCCTGGTGCTGGCCAGCGGCACCGTCCCCCTGCGGGGGACGGCGGTCATCCCGATCGCCGGGATCGTCATCGGCGGCGCCATGTCGGCGACGTCCCTGGCCGGCCGGCGGTTGCGGGACGAGCTGAACCGCCGCCACGGCGAGGTCGAGGCCGCCCTCGCCCTCGGCCTGCCGCCACGCGACTCCGTGCTCCTGGTCGCCCGGCCGGTCGCCGGCACCGCGCTGATCCCGCCGCTCGACCAGACCCGCACCGTGGGCCTGGTCACCCTGCCGGGCGCGTTCGTGGGCGTCCTGCTGGGCGGCGGCAGCCCGCTGGAGGCCGGCGCCGCACAGCTGCTCGTGCTGATCGGCCTGCTCGCGGCCGAGGTGCTGGCCGTCTGGGCCGTCACCGAGCTGGTCGCCCGCGGCCGCGTGCTGCCCGTGCCGCGGTAG